From the Hordeum vulgare subsp. vulgare chromosome 1H, MorexV3_pseudomolecules_assembly, whole genome shotgun sequence genome, the window GGCGAAGCCCCTTCGCAAATGCCGTGCGGGATATTGCTGCACGGGCAGCAACAATCGCAGGAGGGCACGTCAGTTTCATACCAGCTGGGGGTGTCAGCAGCTTTGCGACAAGAGGCACGACTCCACCGATTGCTCTATATGACTTTGCAAGAGGGCATTGACCATTTTCCAGCCAATCGTTGCTCATCGCTTCATGATTGTTATTAGACTGGCCTTTATTCTGGAATGCCAGGGAAAGCAAGATCAGGTACATGAATGGTATGCTCCAATTTTAAGGAATAACGTTATATTTGTTACTCATTTTAATATCTGCACCATGTATGGTAGTTCAAAAATATCATATGAAACATGCATCTAAGATAGATTTGCTTTCCTTTGGTACTAAAAAGTCGATCTCATGTAAAGGTCCCTTCGTCAGGATAATGAAACATTCTAACAAAAGGCGGGTAATTTGAAGGATAGAACAAATACATGAGGAGAAGAGAAACCATAATTACCTGGGGGAGGTTGTTgggattcttcttgttggagttctgCTTATTGTGCTTGTTTGAGAAATCACCGAAGCTGAAAAAGCCTCCAAATCCTGAGAGACTGATGGTAGCTGCTTTGGCTGCCAAGGGGTTAAATTCAGGAGTGGGCTTTGGCAGAGGCTTCTCAATATGTGCAAAGGCTCCTTCTGAAAGCGGAACAACCCCGTCTCTGCCGTGGAAAACTCGAAATGCCGTGTCAAAGTTGGGTCCGTCTTCGAAAATTGGACCCTTGGCTCCGGTTGCCTTCACGAGCAGAAAATGGTAGAGTTTAGCAAGCAAATAAATAACATATATACAGTTATTCAGATAAAGAGGGGTGGACGGTAAGGACATACCGGAGCGGGGAAATTAACGGATGTCAAGGAAAAACTTGTAGGCTCGTTGATGTTCCTCAGGAATGGGCATCGTTCAATTCCTTGCTGGACAACATTACTGTCTTCCGAGCACATTGGGTCACCGAAAGCTCTTTGGAAAAAGGAATCCATGTGAACAACTGCAGCAACCTAGCCTGTGAGTGTGAGAGCAATATTAGTCAAGTCAAGAGATGGTATATACCAGAACTGTACGAGATGCAGCTGCCAATCGGCCTATGGTGGAGGTGCATGATCAGAACTTATGAAATCGATAAAATACAATCATAACTGGTAGGCCGTGGATAGACAGATTAACTCAATACAGTCCGATTAAATTTCATCCCTAGGTGCATGTGGTTGGATTGGATTTGGCAGTGGTCGCAAACAAACTTGTTATTCCATGCCGATTGAGTCATTGAACTACTTACCTAAAAGAACACGCACTACGCAGAGACCCACCTACCAACCCAGCAACTACCCCTGCTACTAATACTAATCAGTATCGGCTGCTTTCATCTTCTTGGTTGGAATGAAAATATGAAATGATGCAAAATTAATTCCATTCCATGATTGCCGGCTCGGAATTAAGCCGGGGCACAAATCAGGGGGAAATGATAGGGGCAAGGATCACGGAAGATTTGGTCGGAATCGCAATTCGTGATGTTTAATCTCGCAGGGCGATCAACGAATCGAGCAACCCAGCCACCCCCATCGTCCCAAATCGAATTGGCATGGCAACCAATCAACCGACCCATCCGCCCGTCCTAAATCGAATTCGACGCGGCTGGTCGTAGAGGAGAGGAGGCGGGAGAGAGGAGAGAAAGTAACCTGGAAACTGAagcgcgggaggggaggaggcagacgaggagGCGAGGCGGGCGGGCAGCTCTGGATTTTCGGTGTGGGTCGTGTGGAGAGCACAGGTGAGATGAGGAGAGAGaccaggagggggagggggagggggagggattgGTTGGGTAGTTGTTGGGTGCGGTGGTTGGCACGCGCATCCATCAGCACATGCGTGGACAGGGAAACGGGCGTGGGTTCGGAAGGTTTGACCCTGTGACCCGGCCAAGCGACAGCGAATTTGCAATTCACGCACGCGCCGCTCGCACTGACTGCGTTGCATTTGCAGCCGCCCCCGCTGGTTCTTCCTTGCTTCGTGTTCCACCTCCTCCTGCTCTCGTCTTCCGTGTTGACCCGGCCAAGCGGTGGCGGTAGCAGCAGCCTGCGTCCCCCGTTCTACGAGTGAGAATCTAGCTTGCGTTCCcacatcaaagaaaaagaaaacgcaCCGAACGATTTTTGTGTGCGACCTACGTGCTCCGTTCCTTTTAAATGGGACGCACGTCGTAAACAGGGTCGACGATTGGGTCGATGCAGCTCGCATAGTTAGGACATGTACAATGGTTGATAAGATAATTTTATCTTAAATTTTATATGTAATTTAATGATGACAAAAAAAAATATACAACGAGTCATTCTTAGCCTTATCTTCTATAATTAGTTACTTCTAAAAACATGATAAGACATATTGTGCTAAAAGATCACCGCTTGTCttctcttaaataagagaagaCAAAGCCTTTTTTTCGAGTTCTTTTTTCTTTACCTCATCATTTATTATATGTGACATTTCTAAAATAACATCATTGTACATGTCCTAAGAAAAACGGTACTACCGCATATCCAAGGCGAACCCTCAAGCTCCGTATCCGACCGTGATGTCCATGAAAGCCATTCAATGTGAACATGTAATGACGTTTTCATGTAAAACTGATCCCACAGCTTTTTAAGAAAACAAGCTAAATTCGTTTTATAATTATTGTATATTATGGAGTAGCATTGACCTCATAGATTTTGGGTCGCGATAATGCCCACACATGTGATAGGAGCAACATTCGTCTACACGTCTATAACACGCAGATTGCATCACGTCATCACATGCATGCATGTGGGGATCTTTTTTATTTctagtttttaaaatgttttatctctcaaATGAAAAATTCAATTGAAGATCAATTTTCACCATATCAATATTTTTGGACGACTTCTTTTTGCGTTAAAAGTTATCATGCTATTGCACatgaaattgccatggtgtttacaTTGAAGTTGTCATGATATATTTCACGTATTTTTTCTTCTACCTTTAAAAGTAAATTTTGATGGATTAGTAAATAATTGCCATGACCCATGCATTAAATTTGCCGTTGTTAATTACTAAAAATTGCCATTGTCAattaataaaaatttccataacAGTAGTTGAAAAATATACACATAGCTTTAAATCtagaaaaaaatagataaaaCATGTTATGACAACTTTAGTGTAAACACTATGACAACTACAGTGTAACATCATGGCAACTATTGCCCAATTTTTTTCATCGaaacatatcaacatgggatctatttttgaagatctcgtcgaaacggatttaatggtgaaaaggaatttttaattGGATTTTTAATTAGAAGATAGAGCATTTTTAAGCCAAAAATTAAAAAAGTTGATGTCATCTATTTTGACGTGACAAAATGAGTGGTAATGAAGGCGTGTGGGCAAATTACAAACGACCACACGTGTGGGCATTAGTTTTTTCGTAGATTTTTTAGGCTAGCTTTGCCACAGTGGACATGTATCCGTCCGCAGGGCGGTCTAGACGTATGTTCTCCCGTAAATCGGAGACAAATATTAGGGCTTCACGGAAGTCCGAATAGTAGACACGTAGAATTCCGACACACCCGTCACTCAAAACCCTTTTCGGACCTACGCCTTCATCCTTCATATTtctctcctttttctttctctcttgccttCGTCACCACTCCACCACCCCAACCACCATGTAACCTCCTTGTCGGAACTCTAATtgcaatgcatgatgaaaaatggggtGTGACAAAATTCAGTACGCATGCATAGATAAAATCTTGTAGATAAAGCATGTAGAAATCGGTTTAAAACGAGTCAAACCACCATCGGACTAAAGTTTACAACTCACTTCAATAAAACACTACAGAAAAATGAGACTTGCAACTTAATAAAAACAACTCATATATATATACCCACTTGAAGGCAAACTCAAAAATCTTCCCTTTTATCACCAAATGACCAAAAATGAGACTAAGTGTGGGGACCCCAATCctcagccataggaatctagcatgtaacataTCACATCAATTTGCGGTTTCACGGATGGTCATCCCCATGGTGAcatcttaccttggtcgggatcgtttgcgccttttgactcgcgcatGTGAATACATcgttagcattccaatgtcaaagaacccgagtcgacataactagttataaacccaagtgtcaCATccatacagagacaggcatacataacccagcaatgcaGGTGTCGTTCAAcatcgagtgtagacgagtcgtagcaagttacatggactccattacaccgcctgACATTTCCACGAAGGGACACACACAAcaccaaagaaggatacatgtcggtcaaccaatgtgtctggagtagtagcaagctaccaaggctcagcggaagcacaaaggggcatttcactgtaaagagtactactaaaggcacacaactaggtgtcgaaccccatacatatcgcaccacatcacacgtacgcatgacatgcccaatatgcatagataatacaatgacatcacaacataaccatacaacatcacaatatttatttagaaggctcggaagagccttgcataatatgttcatacatgtAGGGGTCTCATAACCCACCacacaagtcatacaagcaagttTTACAAACCGAAAGGAAGCTTATAGTTGTCTGAGTATACACAGTGAAAACATAGAAGAGGCACACAACCTGACTTTAACAACCCTCCCAAGGGTTCACGATCGTAgccgggacaccagctactctgcctcgtcaacgtctaggtagaacccacctgacGGTTCGTGGGTGtcgtctgcaacaattattatgcaaacatgagtacgaaagaactcagcaagactttaaattagatctatctactcatgcacatgtatcaacaaggggagttgtggggtttcatgcaacaagacagctttgactcttggctaacttgtACTACGACTACGAGTACTTTTGAACAAGTCTTAgaggtcgtacacgagtccactatcaccacaacaatacactaccatGGATCCTTTATCGTCTTCCTATGATAATGCcatccatgatactcacacttgtcttgatacttatatgagtagccattaaagttatctatgaacaacatatgtttccaagtagtccatatccgaggacgcgactattcgaatagatcataaccctgtaggggtgtacttcttcacacacactcttgccacttatcgccatgtgcacctcagcaaccttcaagcggaagcccagcgagggagtcggtcacgaccgttaaccacactaacacctagtctaggtttatcgcctatttgagactgaacccgcacggaagtccggccgaagtttccgctacggcctcaaacgatgcgtGCAGggctcccaagcccaccatccgggtgccacttggtacaccatgccactgcctaccgcggcATAACCCACCcctaaggtcagcgctatgcacgaccCCCAGCATAAGCTAcagacaccagaaacta encodes:
- the LOC123437146 gene encoding uncharacterized protein LOC123437146 codes for the protein MDSFFQRAFGDPMCSEDSNVVQQGIERCPFLRNINEPTSFSLTSVNFPAPATGAKGPIFEDGPNFDTAFRVFHGRDGVVPLSEGAFAHIEKPLPKPTPEFNPLAAKAATISLSGFGGFFSFGDFSNKHNKQNSNKKNPNNLPQNKGQSNNNHEAMSNDWLENGQCPLAKSYRAIGGVVPLVAKLLTPPAGMKLTCPPAIVAARAAISRTAFAKGLRPQPLPTKVVVIALLGMAANVPLGIWREHTTKFSVQWFAAVHAAVPFIGMLRKSILMPKSAMALTIAASILGQTIGSRAERIRLKRAKLAAEGRGHEHATRLEAPVSLKTGSSGPVQLWDPLGLRVKGVVSPALVPTVGAMY